CCATCAATTCATCAACCACATCTGGCTCGACAATCAGCGGCGCATCGCTAAACAGCACCTCGGTTGCTTCATCGCTTGCGGCATCTAGGTCACTGCCTGCATCCAGGGATTCTGCTTCTTCGGAGGAGGCTTCGCTGGGGGGATTGTCACCGCTGGCCACCGTATCCGTCGAGTTGGCTTGCACATCGGTAGCAGTCCCTGCAGGTGATTCCTCCGATGGACGAAACTCGGGTACCGGCACAAAGAAGAAGGCGATCGCTGCGGTTGCTAAGCCTGCAACACCTAAGGCTGCTGGCAAAGCTCGTTTGGCTAGGGGTTGTTTGGGAGTGGTTTGGCGCTTGCGCACCGGCACTAGATTGAGGGTTAGCCCTGGAATCGTTTGGCTATCAGCATAAAACTGATCAATAGCTTCCACCAAGTCAAACAACTGCACCGTCATTAAGTCAAAACTGATGGATTCTGACTGACTACGGGCTGGGTCATCCGTCAGCGCTTGGGGATAGATGGTCAGGCGATGAAAATTGGATGAGACTTGCTCGATGACAACGGGTTTAGGGCGATCGCCTCGCTCACGGCTGTAGGGTACACCGCTCAAAAACTGTTGGGCGTAGGCGCTGGCTGTGGCGATGAGCTGCTCGAAGAACTCACGTCCGCCTCTGATAGCGCGATCGTGACCATGAAACCGACATTCAAAGCTCGTCAAAATAGATAACAGGGGGCGTCCGGCTGAGTCGCCATTCCCCAAGCCCACCTCTTCGCCCCAACCATCGAGGGTGAGGGTACAATTTGGCAAGCTATACAGCCGCTGAATACTCATGCCACTTCCCCGTCAAACACACTACTCCAAAGACGCTGAGTTCCCGATGTACCGGTGCAAAACAAAAGCTGACCAAGTAGTAGGAGAGCCAGTTCATTCAGCTTTTCATCCGTATCGTAGGCCATCACGCCGGCCCGCTTCGGGTTCATCCGCGAGCGGAAATGGGCCCGAAATCGTTCCAAATATTCCGCCAACCGGAAGTGGTGATCGGGCGACAGTTGCTTTTCCTGAAGCTGTTGGTGAGCAAGCAACAGTTGACGAATGAGCACGGTCAACCGACGGGCTAGGCTACAGGCAATCAGCACCAAGGCTTTGCCCTCTGCCAGGGTGA
This Candidatus Obscuribacterales bacterium DNA region includes the following protein-coding sequences:
- a CDS encoding DUF4335 domain-containing protein codes for the protein MSIQRLYSLPNCTLTLDGWGEEVGLGNGDSAGRPLLSILTSFECRFHGHDRAIRGGREFFEQLIATASAYAQQFLSGVPYSRERGDRPKPVVIEQVSSNFHRLTIYPQALTDDPARSQSESISFDLMTVQLFDLVEAIDQFYADSQTIPGLTLNLVPVRKRQTTPKQPLAKRALPAALGVAGLATAAIAFFFVPVPEFRPSEESPAGTATDVQANSTDTVASGDNPPSEASSEEAESLDAGSDLDAASDEATEVLFSDAPLIVEPDVVDELMVKLQENLFDSWTQEHSFEDALVYRVAVAENGDVLGFKYVNDAALVRVNETPLPDLQYTLLDPEAAEQEPVAQYRVVFTPAGAVEVSPWHGRLPEAAAEQETVELGTEITDPAQLANLNWDLYDLILDGLDDAERRSLSTDISYRVNMTPDGVVVDYEPLDDAASDFLSKTPLPTLAEAATESDRQDDQGQFLVVITQDGVLQVSPWRGF
- a CDS encoding DUF3038 domain-containing protein, whose translation is TLAEGKALVLIACSLARRLTVLIRQLLLAHQQLQEKQLSPDHHFRLAEYLERFRAHFRSRMNPKRAGVMAYDTDEKLNELALLLLGQLLFCTGTSGTQRLWSSVFDGEVA